In the Drosophila takahashii strain IR98-3 E-12201 chromosome 3R, DtakHiC1v2, whole genome shotgun sequence genome, one interval contains:
- the Ugt35D1 gene encoding UDP-glucosyltransferase 2 yields MWRIFLLVFLLPGYLEGARILALFPIPSPSHYFFALPYLKRLAAEGHEITTVNPFPLKEPVKNIQDVPILEVFDNFNEILKSATSPRSTWRGSDFINEYTLNLTNIVLNNEGVRREILGPKSPHFDLVIMDLWRIDALCGLAAHFGAPIIGMAPYGTDWKIDELVGNVSPMSYLQSPSSRLHNLDTYGGRLSHFIERSISWINYKWRHAEKQRELYRKYFPGIAKEKPLSETSKNFALILVNQHFTLASPRPYVPNMIEVGGLHVDQNPRMLPTELEDFIQGAGDAGVIYFSLGTNVKSKSLSEDRRRVLLETFSGLPQRILWKFEDDQLQGKPSNVYISKWFPQQDLLAHPKVKLFITHGGLLSTVESTYHGKPMLGLPCFFDQFRNMEHVQRMGLGLVLNLKEMTRDDFNSTIIRLLTDRSFGETARITAARHRDQPMKPMEKAIWWTHYILRHKGAAHMRVDGRDLDFIRYHSLDVLATFLIALLAILGVVGYCVVKACKSFSFVKRHNKLKKKVQ; encoded by the exons ATGTGGCGGATCTTTCTGCTGGTGTTTCTTCTGCCGGGTTATTTGGAAGGTGCTCGAATCCTGGCTCTGTTTCCCATACCGAGTCCTTCGCATTACTTTTTTGCCTTGCCCTATCTGAAGAGGTTGGCCGCCGAGGGTCATGAGATAACCACTGTGAATCCGTTTCCTCTCAAGGAGCCtgtgaaaaatatacaagATGTTCCTATTCTGGAGGTTTTTGACAACTTTAATG AAATCCTTAAATCTGCCACCTCCCCCAGGAGCACTTGGCGCGGTAGTGATTTCATCAATGAATACACCCTCAACCTCACAAACATAGTGCTGAATAATGAGGGGGTGCGTCGTGAGATTCTCGGCCCCAAAAGTCCTCATTTCGATCTTGTGATAATGGATCTCTGGCGGATCGACGCTCTCTGCGGTCTGGCGGCCCATTTCGGGGCCCCAATTATTGGAATGGCTCCATATGGCACCGACTGGAAGATTGACGAACTAGTAGGCAATGTCTCACCAATGTCCTACCTGCAATCTCCCTCTTCTCGACTCCACAATTTGGATACTTATGGAGGAAGATTGTCACACTTTATAGAACGATCTATTTCCTGGATCAACTACAAGTGGCGGCATGCGGAAAAGCAAAGGGAGCTCTATAGGAAGTACTTCCCGGGCATTGCCAAGGAGAAACCTCTCTCGGAGACCTCCAAAAACTTTGCTTTAATCCTCGTTAATCAGCACTTTACATTGGCTTCGCCACGTCCCTATGTTCCCAATATGATCGAGGTGGGTGGTCTGCATGTCGATCAGAATCCTAGGATGTTACCCACCGAACTAGAGGACTTTATCCAGGGTGCTGGTGACGCAGGAGTAATCTACTTCTCCCTGGGAACCAATGTCAAAAGTAAATCTCTGTCCGAGGATCGAAGAAGGGTTCTGCTCGAAACTTTCTCCGGTTTACCACAGCGAATCCTGTGGAAATTCGAGGATGATCAGTTGCAGGGGAAACCTTCAAATGTTTACATAAGCAAGTGGTTTCCTCAGCAGGATCTGCTAGCCCATCCCAAGGTTAAACTCTTTATAACCCACGGCGGTCTTTTGAGCACTGTAGAGAGCACCTATCATGGAAAGCCCATGTTGGGTTTGCCTTGCTTCTTTGACCAGTTCCGCAACATGGAACATGTTCAACGAATGGGTCTGGGTTTGGTTCTCAATTTAAAGGAAATGACAAGAGATGATTTCAATTCGACCATTATACGACTATTGACGGATCGGAGTTTCGGGGAAACGGCCAGGATTACGGCAGCCAGGCATCGGGATCAACCCATGAAGCCCATGGAAAAGGCCATCTGGTGGACCCACTACATCCTGCGGCACAAGGGAGCTGCCCACATGCGAGTGGATGGAAGGGATTTGGACTTTATCAGATACCACAGCCTGGATGTCCTGGCCACCTTTTTGATTGCTTTGTTAGCTATCCTAGGAGTTGTCGGTTATTGTGTGGTTAAAGCCTGTAAAAGCTTTTCATTTGTGAAAAGGCACAATAAGCTAAAGAAAAAGGTTCAATGA
- the LOC138913337 gene encoding uncharacterized protein, giving the protein MEQIRAVVQLSDSKTDRKPNYPGAGSPGRDQDGGQVSILDDHSLRLLRCQNKKSKPHLLMSQNLHFDVLSTRESGQEIPVLLENLFGKKRDAFLIHLKVRRECHLMFLLDTLVIQVRSKLQSQGLRIEQGALWFRKLLEDDGVGNHLKTYHSFGDLHELMLWLLNQYRMRAQLSTGPGHEALEVQYMVSPEDTRIPFSVRLSILLVATEELSVESLLGLRYYFNDEQTESEVVSTELIDFMQRVIELGRRNSLYMPVFFHVMATNSQVDKQNAQLLSLAHLASRHNRQPINLCFNHLNHLETQQKEIEDRFRLVHASLMRCIQKAEQLKSYRKRFDEQLAEYEELLKQTAHTEFGQFLSYQ; this is encoded by the exons ATGGAGCAAATTCGAGCTGTGGTGCAGTTGAGTGATAGTAAAACCGATCGGAAACCTAACTATCCTGGTGCTGGTTCACCTGGAAGGGATCAAGATGGCGGCCAGGTGAGCATTCTGGACGACCACAGCCTCCGACTGCTCCgctgtcaaaataaaaaatccaagCCGCACCTGCTGATGTCCCAGAACCTCCACTTCGATGTGCTGAGCACCCGGGAAAGCGGCCAAGAGATTCCCGTTCTTCTGGAGAATCTCTTCGGCAAGAAGAGAGATGCCTTCCTGATCCACCTGAAGGTCAGAAGGGAGTGCCACCTGATGTTTCTCCTCGATACCCTGGTGATCCAGGTGAGATCGAAGCTGCAGAGTCAGGGTCTCCGCATCGAACAGGGTGCCTTGTGGTTCCGGAAGCTCCTGGAGGATGACGGAGTGGGAAACCATTTGAAGACGTATCACTCCTTCGGCGACCTCCACGAACTGATGCTGTGGCTCCTGAATCAGTACAGGATGCGGGCTCAACTCAGCACAGGACCCGGTCACGAAGCCCTGGAGGTTCAGTACATGGTCTCCCCGGAGGACACTCGCATCCCGTTCTCCGTCCGCCTGTCCATTCTTCTGGTGGCCACGGAGGAGCTGAGTGTGGAGTCGCTTTTAGGATTGCGTTACTACTTTAATGATGAGCAAACCGAATCGGAGGTGGTCTCCACCGAACTCATTGACTTTATGCAGAGGGTGATCGAGTTGGGTCGCCGGAATTCCTTGTACATGCCTGTTTTCTTCCATGTGATGGCCACCAATTCCCAGGTGGATAAACAGAATGCCCAGCTCCTCAGCCTGGCTCACCTGGCCAGTCGTCACAATCGTCAGCCGATTAACCTG TGCTTTAACCACTTGAATCACCTGGAGACGCAACAGAAGGAGATCGAGGATCGCTTTAGACTGGTCCACGCCAGTCTGATGCGGTGCATCCAGAAGGCGGAGCAACTCAAGAGCTATCGCAAGCGTTTCGATGAGCAATTGGCTGAGTACGAGGAACTACTAAAGCAGACTGCCCATACAGAATTTGGCCAATTTCTATCATATCAATAG
- the LOC108058302 gene encoding uncharacterized protein — protein MNSPPATKKNHLVMVVLTDPKRRGQIDDQNLENDIRLLDSKSMLLRMQNSSAKAGNLVNPPRYYRHLEFDSIGQDFENHIRTELGDFISQMFRHRRHGSLLRFATQRNHNPNFLTRLLINEVDKQMVEMRCRLKSVNIDYFDVRKFDMVNMLVEPTAVPNRRRVTPCGKNISNTRDLFQWLINDLTSLRTRGIGDDYLDFEFVYRDSLALQHRIHLSVFHIFGSENRPDLVEFFQNLPQGRQNGSTLLNDCLKESFDFRSPSPAVVIFELPIAADQSDARRKILKLADIAYGSLEKARKLIVKSETKSISQSSLHLSKVCRGSGTRSSVRSVPDVSLAHWRRTAKFSAKDYNGLAYWYGRIDSKFSELKLAMEQHFVDLYRKKSLDLRSEIRSINQDLSEEIDESGGDGARLPWPIRDPDSTRKIYSILKKEFKQLETEAEKTPFASTLKVYISTKNYELQEAEKNLKQREIENLRLGLIKYINTPDSSISGD, from the coding sequence atgaacaGCCCTCcggcaaccaaaaaaaatcatcttGTGATGGTGGTTCTCACAGATCCCAAGCGACGTGGTCAAATAGATGATCAAAATCTGGAAAATGATATCAGGCTCTTGGACAGCAAGTCAATGTTGTTGAGGATGCAGAATAGCTCAGCCAAAGCTGGTAATCTAGTAAATCCCCCTCGGTACTATCGTCACCTGGAATTCGATTCAATAGGACAGGATTTTGAGAATCACATTAGAACGGAGCTAGGAGATTTTATAAGTCAAATGTTTCGTCACCGACGTCATGGAAGTCTGCTGCGTTTTGCCACCCAAAGAAACCATAATCCTAACTTCTTAACCCGCCTTTTGATCAACGAAGTGGACAAACAGATGGTCGAAATGCGCTGTCGTTTGAAATCAGTTAACATAGATTACTTTGACGTGCGAAAGTTTGACATGGTCAACATGTTGGTGGAACCCACTGCAGTTCCCAATCGTCGAAGGGTTACACCATGCGGAAAAAATATCTCAAACACCAGAGATCTATTTCAGTGGCTCATCAATGATCTCACCTCTTTAAGGACTCGTGGAATTGGCGATGACTATCTGGACTTTGAGTTTGTGTACCGGGATAGTTTGGCCCTTCAGCACAGGATTCATCTTTCAGTGTTTCACATCTTTGGCAGCGAAAACCGACCCGATTTGGTGGAGTTCTTCCAGAATTTGCCACAGGGCAGGCAAAATGGTAGCACTCTATTAAATGATTGTTTGAAAGAGTCCTTTGACTTTAGGAGTCCCAGTCCTGCGGTGGTCATTTTCGAACTACCCATAGCAGCCGATCAAAGTGACGCAAGGAGAAAGATCTTGAAACTAGCGGATATAGCTTATGGATCCCTGGAGAAAGCCAGAAAATTAATAGTTAAATCGGAAACGAAATCTATCTCTCAGAGTTCTCTGCACTTAAGCAAAGTTTGTAGAGGTTCCGGAACCCGTAGTTCTGTGAGATCCGTGCCTGATGTATCCCTAGCCCATTGGCGTCGCACTGCCAAGTTCTCAGCTAAGGACTATAATGGGCTGGCCTACTGGTATGGTCGCATAGATTCCAAGTTTTCGGAACTTAAACTGGCCATGGAGCAGCATTTTGTGGATCTATATAGAAAGAAAAGTCTAGACCTGCGTAGTGAAATTAGGTCCATCAACCAAGATCTGAGTGAGGAGATTGACGAAAGTGGTGGCGATGGTGCCAGGTTACCTTGGCCCATTAGAGATCCAGATTCCACCAGGAAGATATATTCCatcttaaaaaaagaattcaaGCAACTAGAAACTGAGGCAGAGAAAACCCCATTCGCCTCGACCCTAAAAGTCTATATTAGCACCAAAAACTATGAACTTCAAGAGGCCGAAAAAAACCTCAAGCAAAGGGAAATTGAGAATCTAAGACTAGGTCTGATTAAGTACATCAATACGCCGGATTCCAGCATTTCCGGGGACTAG